The following DNA comes from Hordeum vulgare subsp. vulgare chromosome 3H, MorexV3_pseudomolecules_assembly, whole genome shotgun sequence.
TTATGTGATGTCTTTTTGAAAAACatttttgatagatgcttcacaaaattcctttatttttagtacttgaaaactattttaaatcaGTGATTTTTCGAACCAATCAGAACCTTTACATGGATCGATGACATGacgcacatccatccatccatctctccatcccacatccatccatccatctatctacagaaaaaaaaaagagttGAAAAAGAAATAACCCCACCCTAGCTCAGATCCCCCATCCAACccttcctccctcgtccccatctcctcggcgccgccgccaccacctcttccCCGTCCCGATCCCCACCCGATTCCACGAACCCCTCCCGATCCCCACCTCCTCCCCAATCCCCGAACCCCTCGTCTCCGGCGGCGGCAGCCATGGTGAAGGAACGCACGGGGCAGCGCGTCAGGCCCTACGTCCGGGGCACCATCCTAGCCTTCCCGACGCTGGACTCGCTCACGGCGTACCTCCGGCCGCGCCTCCCTGGCCCGGCACTCGCCTCCTGGGGATCCGCGCCGGGGACCAAGAACCTGCTCAACCTCTTCCTGGAGCTCTCCTGCGGCGACTGCACGCTGCTGcccgcggcctcctccccgccggccctCGTCATGCGCGCCGTCCACGTCGCCACCGTGCGCATCCGCAACCGCCGAGGCGCGCTCCTCCTGGAGACCCGGCAGCTGCTCTCTGACGGCACGCTGCGCCAACGGGCCGCGAGGCCGCTCTCGGAGAAGCTGCGCCCCGGGGTGATGCGTCGTGCCACTGTGGCTGCTGGTGCCGCTGTTACATCCGATTTCAGCAAGAACCAAGGGGACAACGTAGATTCCATTGACCAGGGAGGTGTTGAAGGACTGCAGGTTGGAGACTGGGGTGTTGCAATTGAAGATCCTACTGAAAGTGGCAACGCTGCCTGGGCACAGTCAACTGCCCAGATGGATCCACAAGTACCTGAATGAACTAAAAGGTAATTAGCCTATTTGCTAAAACGCATGTGCTTTGCATTAACAATTTAGTTGATAATTATGCATGCAAATGCCTGATCTGTTGGTATGCTGGTTTGCTCGGCTCATCAGTACTCAGTGTCTGCTGCGAAAACTGTGACTTATATGAAAAATGGATAAAGTCCATCAGTAGTTCTAGTTTGGTTCTGATTTAGTATTTTGCACGAAAAGTGATGATCCCACGCTCGGGCGACGAGTGTTCAATTGTATTTTCCAAATGAATAGATTGCAGAGCTACGtccaacaaatttcaaagaaAAATGCAAGTGCATGTCATATTTGATTTTATATTTTTCTATCAAATATTCAAGGCATTTCTCTTGGATTGCAGAGCACGCCCTGTCCAGAGAGTTGGTGCTGGTGCGCTGGAGACGGCTATTAGGGCATATGTAGACAAATTGGGTGACCATGTAGTCCGTTGCTGCATTAGGTTTTCTTGGCTGTAAAAGATGGTTCCCAGGACGTCGTGTTTGGAGAGGATCGATGTACTGGAGCAAACGATCCGGGGGTATGTGGATAAGTTGGGAAAGCATGTTTGAGAGCGGATCCTACACAGCGGGGAGTGTGCTGCCGCAGCCTGCTATGCTAGATGCGGGGAGAACATCCCAAGCAGACCAGTGTCTAGTTTGTATGGAGTTTTGGCCAGTGTGGCCGCAGATACCTTTGGTAACGCTGTGGCAACTGAGAGCGAAGCCTGCAATGGATACATAACCTCTGCTACTAGAGTTGGAGACGCGGTGGACGGCGACCAGCTAGCTGTGATTCACGAGCGTAGCGAGAGTGACGATGCATCATCGGCGCAATCGATGGGAAAGATGGACGGAAAGGTAACACTAATCTATATCTGACAGGCTGTAAATACTTTGAATGTGGATTACGCCCGAATGAGTGAATAACAGTGAATAGTTGTGGCCGAAGCTGACACAGTGGAAGATAAGTGTAGATGTCGATAGCTTGAAGGGAGTGGTACTATAGTTCAGTGGAAAATTCATGAAATATTTGAATAATGAAACATGCATGTCTGAAAAATGCAGATACACAGTTTCTTATTTTCAGGTGCTGCATAGCGTCATGTTGCAGCATTGAATATGGGTTGTCATTGTTTATACGCAGTTGTTCTGAAAAAAAAACGAGTCTAATCTTAGAATGAAAATATGCATACCTTCAATTCGTGTATATTTCTTGCTATAGATTTCTTAGAATATGGAGCGAGTCCGGATGTTTACGGCTATTTTGGTAGCTACCCGGCCGTACTCGTCACGACGATAGCGAGATGACACAGGTAACGGTGACATTGCACCTTACGGTGCCTCTCCGTCTGAACTAACGGCTATGAGACTCACGTGGGTGCATTAAATGCAACAGTGGTGCCGCTTTGCACTGTTCCATAAATCAATTGATGCTATCGAATACACTTGAGTATACAACACCTGTCTCGCATCACGAGGAGAACTTATGGTCCAGATTTCGGGAGCAAGTGGACCTGAGAGCCAAAACAGATTTCCGCCTATTAGCACACTAGTAAATGCTTAGACCTCAAGATCATTATAATGCATCCTCTGTTATTTTCCTAATCAGAAAAAATAAACTGATTGCTTGACCATGTAGGTACAAAATTTCTTGTGACTTGTTCCCCTTGGGCTGGAACTTGAGCTTATCCtgaatttatttttttgaaatagAACAATGCCTTGTGGTGTATGCTTATCAGACTAGTAGTGCCCTATtcctattttcttatttttttgcgTAAGTCAGTATAATCGTTGCACTCAGTCTTGCCATGCATGCATGGATATGTATGGAGTGATTTGGGCATGTTGATATGTTCCCGTGAAGAGTACAGTTACAATGGAtacaaatcttcttcttcttctttgtagaTGGCAGAATTAGTTCTTGTGTGGAGTACGCATAGGCTGGATGGAACTCTTTCTTttggtaaatggcatgctttttTGTTATCAGGAGGGTAAATTTTGAGCATCTCTGAATTTTGTTGGGCACTTGATACTGTTGTAACATTCTAATCAAACACTAGAACATTGTGTTATACTAGTATACTTCTAATGACATGCTTAGCAGATTTACCTTGTATTTAGAACTGGCCACTTTGAGAAGAATTTATAttatttatcgaccaaatgtAGCAAACATTATCAGGAGGGTGGCTGATTTGAGTGGACCAAGCATAATCTTTTTTCCTCCATTGCAAAATGAACTCACACCTAACACAAGTGTGAATTTATCTATGTGTATTTTGTACCAGCTCCCAGGTTGCGCCGGTGCAGCGGCGACCTCAACCCATCTCACatcctcccttctctctttgaATCCCTTACTCATTTGTTTGGTTTGCACAAGTTCCATGGATGGCAGTGACGAGGGGAATGACAACGACCGGGAGCCCGACGAGCTCCACGGCGGCGAGGCCATTCACCCCGACTTCCTAGACAAGATTGATCCCTCCCGCTCTGTTTTCCCCCAAGTTATTACTGCTCTGCTCTAGCCTAGTTTCCAGGAGGGGCTTCGCAAATTTATTCCCTTGTCTAGTTCTCCTGTTCTTGTTCTGAACTGAATGAGGATTATTCGGCGATCGACTTCCTTTCAAGTAACTTTCCACGAGGGGTttcgcaactttattcttgtaacaGATCGACTAGTAGTGCCTTAAGCAACTGGTGACTGTGTGAAATGCACAGGTTGAGTGGGCTGGCTTCAAATTTTGTTGTTTGAACCATGGCTTCatgaaattaaataacatttgtgATGATGAATGAATAAATCTCTAGATGCTCTACTGCTAGGCGTGTCCTTTGTGTGTGTTACTTGTAGATGCTCAACTATTGTCTAGGAAATTACATTGGTATTGATATGCATAGGATCAAGTATTTTGTTTGTTGTTCACTTTTGAGATGATTTGTTCCCTTGTAGAGTACAGACATGCTGGATACAACTCTTTTTTTGGTAAATGGCAGGATGCTTTCAATTTGGACGCTTGTTGCTCCAAATCCATTAAAGTTTAGTTAATTTGGTTGGAGAGGCCCATACATATGCGCCTCTAATTCTTTGCATATCATTGTGTTTTTATTTTGTCGGCAAAGAGTTTGAGATAAGGACGGTGTTACGATTCCAACAATTGATCTTCTATATTTACTGTAACTTCCATTCTTGTGTAGGAAGAGTGAgggagagatagagagggagCTTCTTCTATCCCCATCCATTCATAGCGCTACGATCACATTCCACACCGCCTTCTCTTTTTCATAGTAACCTTTAGATGCAGAAATTGTATTCTAGTAATATTTCAGAGCTATTGATTTGCTCCTTTCTGCCATCATTTGATGTATTATTTGAACTTCCTGCTATATGTTACTACCACTTCTTCTCTGTAAGTGTCAGTACCACTGCTCCATCCATTTATTAGTATCGATTGTTGTATTGTAGACTTAAAATAGTGTTGGTTCCTCTTTTATAGAAGCTCAAGTGTGAAGTGTGAAACCGTGAAGTGTGAACCCAAGTGTGAAGCTGTGAAGTCTTACTCAGTTTAGAGTAGCATATTGTAGcacatctgtgttgtaaagattgtaatagatttATTTAGTTTTATATTTGATCAATTTTATGTGTTCTTAGTTCTATTTGAAATTCATTCTTGGATTGAAAGTGGTCAAAAAGACAATATATTAGTATTAAATTTAGGTTGATTCTAAGTTTGTGATGTCACTTGTATTGGATCAGATATATTTGTGCCTTCATAATGCTATAGATCAAAATGTAAAAATCTCGAGGCCCAAAATTTGACAAaattttgagatcagcatgacatgttggaccagtacaaaaataaaatagccaaaaaggaaaatgaatagaaagtaaaaggccacaaaccaaaattaaaataaaataaaattaaaagtggctataaataggctagggcccaaaaagaagcccaataagaaaaagcccaaaaaaacaaaatcagcccatgtgatcaattgaaatgggttgggttttcatttcgtcgtaattttgccacgtaggactaccATGTAGGACtgagtttgattgccaacgatgatttaagatcgtcgtaaaggttacgacaatccaggaatcgtcgtaaaagttacgacgattttgatcaaaacgtcgttgctgttcatttgtgacgctccatattcgacgcttggtttttcgtcatgagatcgtcataaattaaaaactgtgacgatgtagcgaagaaaaaatagcgtcgtgtattagcacatTCCTTGTAGTGTGAAGAGGAAAATAGAAGGGAGAGGGAGGATGGAAGGAGGGATCCGGCGGAGGGGAGCTCcggcgactccggcgaggtggcgcgctGGCTGGCGGCGGGATGAGCTCGGGCTTCTCGGGAGACGacgaggagctcgggaggagctacGGGAGGAGAAGATTTCGGGCACGGGACAGATTTGGGCCGTTGGATCTTTGATCTGACGGACCAGATCGCTCAGATTGGATATGAGTGGATAAGGTGGAGAAGGTGGTGGTGGCTGGCACTCATTTTGAGGTGGAGAAGGTTGGATGTCCCAAAATGAATAGGAGGGGAAGATTAAATATGAAAGGAGGCTAGAGTTACCCGAATCCACTTCTGATTTCGACcacgggatcgcgatcggacgaccACGGACGAGGGAATGAAATAGAAGGGCTAGacgggctgtgtagagtggctaggtggggatgagagggaaatggtgcggcgcggcaacacgattttaaaacactgacaaacgtccgacggtagtccgaatacggtgccgctacggttgaccgttcgggtatcagatgaactccgatcgcgacgaaattcgacaggcggcctagctataactaaactcgaccacatgccaagtttcacccagatcagagaaagttttatgcacacttttaaaatagggttcgaacgatgccgcggacgcgtgcgtgtgcggtcgggctcaggacggacaacgacgagaacaggcAACTAGCAACggacgcaagttttgaaaactggtggcaacggagatgccgatgcaatgcagatgatgcgaatgatgcgacgatgatgcgacaaaagaaaatagacacgcaGCGAAaatggaaaggaaagggaatcttctggaacgtcggcatcgggctgtcacaactctcctacactataagaggatctcgcctagagatccaagaatgaaaggggagaggatgagaaagaataagaggtaaaaacttagtcgcttctttgacaaacgagtgaaaccaacgatccttgaaggttgcaaagagatgaggaatgacatgagaaacaagcaagaattcacggaaaatttcgggagcactttggtaggaaaatgggacaaaaaattcgataagaagggaaaaatagacaatattcacaacaaacaagtaactagaacaagggaacaccatgatcttgatagcacaacatgattgacccaaaagagcaatatcacaaagcctccggaacaatagaataggaactagctcatacggaggaagagaatgaagaaagaatgacaactatcatcacaaatgaacttggcaatcatccttgcaagaagaattggacggagttgttggaaaaacaacaacgaaaagaacaagatagtagtgggcttatagaaacctttcaaactaatgaagtgacaaccagccactaacagaaacaaggattgattgggagaaacaagatatgaacaattcttacaccaagaggatacattgagaacttggattaatgacaagcaccatgatatcaacaatccataggaaaagctttagatgaagtccaaaccaagatagttcgaagaagaaaccatgagttaagaataatctcatgatcaaaggattggtgggtttaattatcccattcttgaaaggaatctcttcgaggctcctacactaacaagaatgctataataccacctcaaaggataaagaaagaacaaatgcacttgggaatgcaagagaacggatacttgaggttctccaacaagaatcttgaagaacacttttgagaatgaattgatacgatgatgaaccaccatgaaggacctccgtatacgaatgaatgatgcaaaattATCAAGGAAGAAAagcataagattatgaccttgccaagatttagatgaagcaacacgaaaagatacttgagaaaacttggaactccggaaaagaaagataagaacactagagaaaaggaattgatatcaagagccactccgaacgaagaattgaaaccatttgatgaaacaagaataagaattatgttatgcttatccttcataaaattaaattgatgacaagcaacggatttagcataccacttattcttcttgaaagaatcttgaagagacagagagataaccaccacttgaggcataattcaaggaagcatcggtaagaattcacaattgaatgggaacaccgcgaattactggagatacatgagaataaatagatcatgagccacctgagagaagacaacttaaacaaggcaccaaacaatcgagagacgaacgaatagacaacaattgagaagaattgaggatgaaagctgaaagctgagaacgaagaatcttctgaaacgatggccttcggaggaacgagaaatcaaaataactcagaaatgcactggatagcaagaaagggatactgatGAATGAAAACAACTGAGAAGACAACACGAAGTTGAAATGATATcttaagagaatggaccaagatttgagagaaacacccctccgaattgcaagctgagaacgatgacgaggaacaacaccaagaatagctgagacactccggaatagagaagaatgcaaggttgagccaaacgtgagatttaattcaaataggccttggagaagggatatgaatgatgaaattcatacttacgtcatagttgaaaagaattagagatctctggAAAAAGATTTAaaaagccagataagatcctgggaaaacctgtgggttatgggcccactcaaagaaaccaccgttgaaaagattgctagaaagagggatattgcaccgtacaaatgaaactagatgaggttgagcacctcgaaataatggaAGGATCGAAAatcagaacttctgaaatatctttaacactctggATAGAaggagagaggaattaataaacaagataggctcataaaaatTCCTAACATAGGAAATATTTACTAGGATGAATGGATacgatgacacggacaactaaattgaattcaccggaaaaataacaagactgaataaggatgaacatgaagctcgtgagaatcttcacaatgaatcgccgggtaagagagaaaagaagagacagcggaagcacaaagaaaataaaactcttggatgaaaaatccaatcactgaagaaaagggtgggagggcgggaaaaacaaagacaacatgggacagatgagataaactccggaataaaatgagagaatgatcttgcaaaataggagaggatggaattcacttgaagagaaacacaccggttgaaaagaattgatataacAACtcaggttgacaagaattgataagacaattgattaatcAAAaggattaatactctcataaaaatatgagaacacctcttagaaaagatctgaaatcaccacttgacatcgaagcaacacaaattaccatattcagcaaaacaaagggatgaggcttatgaaacaagccagaacaaactcatgagagagatttcgtccgatattttcgtggacaggaatccactagatgtcgaaccccaacctaacttcATGCATtttttggaagattgtcctataagtaactactagaattcccacctatgaattcccgaaattatctggtcatgcaatctggtacacggatacaaggagtaataacagaCAACTCCTATaataacccatcacctgtatcacatccgtcaacacacaaccataatctcggaccttcatctacaacagaccctcgtgatcacaatgatacaaagtatggcagtactcccgaacaatctgcaccagtactggggacatcggggttatctcgccactactagtattgaagcaattatgaacatccttcgttctgagatactaagaaatctgaatgataacgatgtgctcaagaatcccctggagctcaactcccctgaaacttaaagcagataggaggcaccaagacagaactccgtcacatcggcatcatatagatctcaaaaatatccgcgtgatcctaaaaaaaatttgagtgagaaaaggagtagagtaaattattacgtcaagattcctcaccagagcatagaagaggagaaaaaagaatcctactctctgatatataactagactcaaagaattttttcactagactcgactcggccaagttcgatcaatcaagggggctcctaggttggtactgctgtgataccaacttgtcacgaccaagatgcgaccatatcctcaatttggcacgaaagcctcaccagggatagaagcgcatctcgtcgtgtcgcaagaatgtatatcgttacaagtacttgtactgaaaagatgagattatatatagaattggcttacactcaccacaagctacatgagagtcacatcagtacattacataatcatcaagagtaagagcagggtccgactacaaatgaaaacaaacgagaaaaataagaacaacgtccatccttgctatcacaggctgccggcctggaacccatcctagatcgacgaagaagaagaagaagaagcaactccaaatgaacaatcaacacgctcgcgtcaagtaacctctacctgtacctgcaactggtgttgtagtaatctgtgagccacaggggactcaacaatctcatttccaaaggtatcaagactagcaaagattaGTGGGTGATGtattgttaagtggtgaggttgcaacagcggctaagcatatatttggtggctaacttacgagtacaagaaataagagggggaggatctacgcataacggacatgaactaccgatgatcaaatgaatgatcctgtacacctacctacgtcagacataaccccaccgtgtcctcgatcggagtaagaactcgcgaaagagacagtcacggttacgcacacagttggcatattttaattaagttacttcaagttatctagaaccagtgttaaacaaagtttccacgttgccacataaccgcgggcacggctttccgaaagatttaaccctgcaggggtgctccaactagtccatcacaaattaccacaagccgcatagaaatcctcgatcatgaagctcacaatctcgtcggattccttagtggaaaacctcaactctgagattacccaaagcatcaccggaatcctgatgcacaagatatctcttcaaaggtaaaactaatccagcaaggccgcccgacatgtcgacgaacccgataggagtcgcgtatctcgttctcaggacacgacggatagaaaagcctacaggtaccaaacctcgagttgccccgtggtggccctgcagtctgtccttttgggaccaacaccatcagcactggccccccctgtttatgtaaaattactcctcgggtagcactaactccctatgcatttcagtgttaacaaaattattatgttgggaaaatatagaacCAAAGTtgtgccttgccagaccagctttaatctaaaatgaattatcaagggggtccccataacaaccctgatcttgttaggagcgctcaattatggaccataacaccggtagccgaaactaagggggcaaaggtgaaacaaaacaccaggctagaaaggccgagccttccaccttttaccaagtatataggtgcattaaattaaatagcatttaatagggtgatataacaaggaacccatgttttcacatggaagcaatgcacctgcagctagcaacgctaacacaaggttaagcaag
Coding sequences within:
- the LOC123444701 gene encoding uncharacterized protein LOC123444701, translating into MVKERTGQRVRPYVRGTILAFPTLDSLTAYLRPRLPGPALASWGSAPGTKNLLNLFLELSCGDCTLLPAASSPPALVMRAVHVATVRIRNRRGALLLETRQLLSDGTLRQRAARPLSEKLRPGVMRRATVAAGAAVTSDFSKNQGDNVDSIDQGGVEGLQVGDWGVAIEDPTESGNAAWAQSTAQMDPQVPE